The genome window TATCTCAGAACTGGATAACGCTATAGACGTCGTATCCTCTAAGCGCTTCTCTCCCGTTAAGCTCTCTGAGTTCAATGAGGAATGCAAAACCCAACACCTCCCCACCAAGCCGCTCAATTAACCTCTTAGTGGCTAAAACGGTTCCACCAGTAGCCAAAAGATCATCCACTATCAAAACCTTTTCTCCCTTAGATATAGCATCCACATGAATCTCTAAGCGCTCCTCACCATATTCAAGAGTACATCTTTCAAAGATCTTATCAGCAGGAAGCTTTCCAGCTTTCCTTACAGGAACAAAACCAGCCCCTAAAATGTAAGCCAAAGGTGTACCAAATATAAACCCTCTTGCCTCAATAGCAGCTACCTTATCTATAGCCTTTCCCTTGAAAGGCTCAGCCAAACGTTCTAAAGCCTCCTTAAAAGCCTCCTTATCCTTTATAAGCGTGGTTATGTCCCTGAAAAGTATCCCTTTCTTTGGAAAATCAGGTATGGATCTTATCCTCTCCTTTAGATCTATCAAGACCAGTCACCCCCATTAAATAGGTTTTCAACCTTGAAGCAGGGCGTTCCCGCCCAGCTATCTAAGCACCAGAAACCAAGGAGAGTTACCTTCTTCCCAACCCAAAAAGGTAAATCCCCTTTTGGAGAAAACACATCAAAAACAATCCCATCCTTTATACCTTTGAAAGAACGATTACCATTTAAACCGTTTGACTGAAGAATCACATTCTCTAAGACAAATAACGGCTGCGGATTTCCCTTCCCCCAAGGAGAAAGATTTGAAATCTCCTGAGCCAGAGAAGATGTAAGGTCTTTACCTTCCAACTTACCATCTATCCACCGCCATTCAACTAAGGGAAAAGCCTTCCCTTTCGAGAAATCTAAAAGTTTTTCCTTAAAATCAAAGAT of Synergistota bacterium contains these proteins:
- a CDS encoding adenine phosphoribosyltransferase, with the translated sequence MDLKERIRSIPDFPKKGILFRDITTLIKDKEAFKEALERLAEPFKGKAIDKVAAIEARGFIFGTPLAYILGAGFVPVRKAGKLPADKIFERCTLEYGEERLEIHVDAISKGEKVLIVDDLLATGGTVLATKRLIERLGGEVLGFAFLIELRELNGREALRGYDVYSVIQF